Proteins encoded together in one Polaribacter reichenbachii window:
- the yaaA gene encoding peroxide stress protein YaaA, with protein sequence MKIIISPAKSLDFESKVPTSLHTQPRFLEQSEKLNKKLKTLSKKKLSDLMKISDDLASLNYERNQTWETPFNPENSKQAIYAFTGAVFQGIDVNSIPEEKLPLLQDRLRILSGLYGLLKPLDLIQPYRLEMGTKLKVGRRDNLYKFWDDTLAKSLNDELEDNEILINLASAEYFKALPKKVLKVPMITPVFKDFKNGQYKTIMTYAKIARGLMVRYIIENNVKTIDDLKGFNVDKYRFSEEMSTDTELVFTR encoded by the coding sequence ATGAAAATCATTATATCTCCAGCAAAATCTTTAGATTTCGAAAGTAAAGTACCAACAAGTTTACATACACAACCTCGTTTTTTAGAGCAATCTGAAAAACTGAATAAGAAACTTAAAACACTTTCTAAAAAGAAGCTTTCTGACTTAATGAAAATTTCTGATGATTTAGCGAGTTTAAACTACGAACGTAATCAAACTTGGGAAACGCCTTTCAATCCTGAAAATTCGAAACAAGCCATTTATGCATTTACTGGCGCAGTTTTTCAAGGTATTGATGTAAATTCTATACCCGAAGAAAAATTGCCACTTTTGCAAGATAGATTACGAATTTTATCGGGTTTATATGGCTTATTAAAACCTTTAGATTTGATTCAGCCTTACAGATTAGAAATGGGTACAAAATTAAAAGTAGGCAGAAGAGATAATTTATATAAATTTTGGGACGATACTTTAGCTAAATCTTTAAATGATGAATTAGAAGATAATGAAATTTTAATTAATTTAGCAAGTGCAGAATATTTTAAAGCTTTGCCTAAAAAGGTTTTAAAAGTACCAATGATTACACCTGTTTTTAAAGATTTTAAAAACGGACAATATAAAACCATAATGACCTACGCTAAAATTGCTCGTGGTTTAATGGTTCGTTATATTATAGAAAATAACGTAAAAACCATAGACGATTTAAAAGGTTTTAATGTTGATAAATACCGTTTTTCTGAAGAAATGTCTACGGATACAGAATTGGTTTTTACTAGATAA
- a CDS encoding SanA/YdcF family protein: MKKLVFKSLKILLFFGLFCLISIFISNAIIEKNATEKVFSETKYMPANKVGLILGTAKELSNGRINLYYKYRLEAAIQLFNSGKIKFIVISGDNGSKSYDEPTDFKNDLLKAGIPENKIFLDYAGFRTLDSVVRIKEIFGQNSVTIISQRFHNERAIYLAEHYDIKAIGFNAKDVNGKSGIKVEIREYLARVKVFVDIIFNIKPKFLGDQIEIK; the protein is encoded by the coding sequence ATGAAAAAATTGGTTTTTAAATCATTAAAGATTTTACTTTTTTTTGGTCTGTTTTGTTTAATTAGTATATTCATTTCTAATGCAATTATAGAAAAAAATGCAACTGAAAAAGTTTTTTCAGAAACTAAATATATGCCTGCAAATAAAGTAGGATTAATTTTAGGAACAGCTAAAGAACTGAGTAATGGTAGAATAAATCTATATTACAAATACAGGTTAGAAGCTGCAATTCAACTATTTAATTCTGGTAAAATTAAATTTATTGTAATTAGTGGTGATAATGGTTCTAAAAGTTATGATGAACCCACAGATTTTAAAAATGACTTATTAAAAGCAGGAATACCTGAAAATAAAATATTTTTAGATTATGCAGGTTTTAGAACTTTAGATTCTGTTGTTAGAATAAAAGAAATATTTGGTCAAAATTCAGTAACTATTATATCGCAAAGATTCCATAATGAAAGAGCTATTTATTTAGCTGAGCACTACGATATTAAAGCAATTGGATTCAATGCAAAAGATGTTAATGGAAAATCAGGAATTAAAGTTGAAATAAGAGAATATCTTGCAAGAGTTAAAGTTTTTGTTGATATTATTTTTAATATAAAACCCAAATTTTTAGGAGATCAAATAGAAATCAAATAA
- a CDS encoding L-serine ammonia-lyase gives MSQFISVFDMLKIGVGPSSSHTLGPWRAAQEWVHKLRTTSLFDKIDAVKVDLYGSLSLTGKGHATDLAILLGLSEADPEYIPIEDIAIIVDRINTQEEIYFKGGKKIPFYKNSIVFNRDFLPFHSNGVTFRGFSDGIEVLTETYYSIGGGFIIQEDNNLEDEIEINKQNFPFPINRAKQLEEYCEKENLLISDIVFKNELEINTEEKIDFELHRIWDTMLECMYIGCHTKGILPGGLNVKRRAFDIQEKLIKDAAYTNPKEWITAIRSSEVKFREILKWVSCFALSVNEVNASLGRVVTAPTNGSAGVIPAVLMYYLVIENHEAGFKEIKQFLLTAGEIGSIFKKNATISAAMGGCQAEIGVSSAMAAAALTELLGGTPAQSLVAAEIAMEHHLGLTCDPIGGLVQVPCIERNSMGAIKAINAAEMALETNPKEVKVPLDKVIDTMWETAKDMHKNYKETSEGGLAINVGLADC, from the coding sequence ATGTCGCAATTTATTAGTGTGTTTGATATGCTTAAAATTGGTGTTGGTCCATCAAGTTCGCATACATTAGGTCCTTGGAGAGCTGCCCAAGAATGGGTTCATAAATTAAGAACAACTAGTTTGTTTGATAAAATTGATGCTGTAAAAGTAGATTTATATGGTTCTTTATCTTTAACAGGTAAAGGGCACGCAACTGATTTAGCTATTCTATTGGGTTTAAGCGAAGCTGATCCTGAATATATACCCATAGAAGATATTGCTATTATTGTAGATCGTATTAATACTCAAGAAGAAATCTATTTTAAAGGTGGTAAAAAAATCCCTTTTTATAAAAATTCTATCGTTTTTAATCGAGATTTTTTGCCTTTTCATTCTAATGGGGTCACTTTTAGAGGTTTTTCTGATGGAATAGAAGTATTAACAGAAACGTATTATTCTATTGGAGGTGGTTTTATTATTCAAGAGGATAATAATTTAGAGGATGAAATAGAAATTAACAAACAAAATTTCCCTTTTCCTATAAATAGAGCTAAGCAATTAGAAGAGTATTGTGAAAAAGAGAATTTATTAATTTCTGATATTGTTTTTAAAAATGAATTAGAAATCAATACAGAAGAAAAAATTGATTTTGAATTGCACAGAATTTGGGATACAATGTTAGAATGTATGTACATTGGTTGCCATACAAAAGGCATACTTCCTGGAGGTTTAAATGTAAAACGTAGGGCTTTTGATATTCAAGAAAAATTGATAAAAGATGCAGCATATACAAATCCTAAAGAATGGATTACTGCCATAAGAAGTTCTGAAGTAAAATTTAGAGAAATTTTAAAATGGGTAAGCTGTTTTGCGCTTTCTGTAAATGAAGTTAATGCATCTTTAGGTAGGGTAGTAACTGCACCAACCAATGGAAGTGCAGGGGTTATACCAGCTGTTTTAATGTATTATTTGGTGATAGAAAATCACGAAGCAGGTTTTAAAGAAATAAAACAATTCTTATTAACAGCTGGTGAAATTGGTAGTATCTTTAAGAAAAATGCTACAATATCTGCAGCAATGGGTGGTTGCCAAGCAGAAATAGGTGTATCTTCTGCAATGGCTGCAGCAGCTTTAACAGAATTATTAGGTGGTACACCAGCTCAATCTTTAGTAGCTGCAGAAATCGCAATGGAACATCATTTAGGATTAACCTGCGATCCTATAGGAGGTTTGGTACAAGTACCTTGTATAGAGCGTAATTCTATGGGAGCCATAAAAGCAATTAACGCTGCAGAAATGGCTTTAGAAACCAATCCAAAAGAAGTAAAAGTGCCATTAGATAAAGTAATTGATACTATGTGGGAAACAGCAAAAGATATGCACAAGAATTATAAAGAAACTTCAGAAGGTGGTTTGGCTATAAATGTTGGTTTAGCAGATTGTTAG
- a CDS encoding DUF2853 family protein has product MSKFDEKVAQYSKFMDEKGLKYDADLLKAVTKGLGPSIYKRDAETVSGSDAKELATVKKNFLMKKLGLEDTPALDEAIAKVIEAIGKSERSKYRAVVYYMLAVEFGKESIYS; this is encoded by the coding sequence ATGAGTAAATTTGACGAGAAAGTAGCACAGTATTCTAAATTTATGGATGAAAAAGGGCTAAAGTATGATGCAGACTTATTAAAAGCTGTAACAAAAGGTTTAGGTCCATCTATCTACAAAAGAGATGCTGAGACTGTATCTGGTTCAGATGCTAAAGAATTAGCCACTGTAAAAAAGAATTTTTTAATGAAAAAGTTAGGTTTAGAAGATACACCTGCTTTAGATGAAGCCATTGCAAAAGTAATTGAAGCTATTGGAAAATCGGAAAGAAGTAAATACAGAGCTGTTGTATACTATATGTTAGCTGTTGAATTTGGTAAAGAATCTATCTATAGCTAA
- the dnaK gene encoding molecular chaperone DnaK has product MSKIIGIDLGTTNSCVSVMEGNEPVVIPNAEGKRTTPSIVAFVEGGERKIGDPAKRQAVTNPTKTVYSIKRFMGNKFSESSQEVKRVPYKVVKGDNDTPRVDIDGRLYTPQEISAMVLQKMKKTAEDYLGTDVSAAVITVPAYFNDAQRQATKEAGEIAGLKVERIINEPTAAALAYGMDKANDDKKIVVFDFGGGTHDVSILELGDGVFEVLATDGDTHLGGDDVDEKIINWLASEFEAEESIDLRKDPMALQRLKEAAEKAKIELSSSSSTEINLPYVTATASGPKHLVRTLSRAKFEQLIDDLIKRTIEPCKTALKNADLSTSEIDEIILVGGSTRIPAIQEAVEKFFGKAPSKGVNPDEVVSLGAAIQGGVLTGDVKDVLLLDVTPLSLGIETMGNVFTKLIDANTTIPTKKSQVFSTAVDNQPSVEIHVLQGERAMAADNNTIGRFHLDGLPPAQRGVPQIEVTFDIDANGIIKVSALDKGTNKSHEIRIEASSGLSEEEIEKMKQDAEANADADKAAKETAEKVNGADSMIFQTEKQLKEFGDKLSADKKDPIEAALVELKAAHESKDLAQIDAAMEKINEAWKVASEEMYAAEQAAGGGNPGAEAQGQPEAGADQGDNVEDVDFEEVK; this is encoded by the coding sequence ATGAGTAAAATAATTGGAATCGATTTAGGAACAACGAACTCTTGTGTTTCTGTAATGGAAGGAAATGAGCCAGTTGTAATTCCTAATGCTGAAGGAAAAAGAACGACACCATCTATTGTTGCCTTTGTAGAAGGAGGAGAACGTAAAATTGGTGATCCTGCAAAAAGACAAGCAGTTACAAACCCAACAAAAACAGTTTATTCTATTAAACGTTTTATGGGTAATAAATTCTCTGAATCTTCTCAAGAAGTAAAAAGAGTACCTTACAAAGTTGTAAAGGGTGATAATGATACGCCTAGAGTAGATATTGATGGTCGTTTATATACACCTCAAGAAATTTCTGCAATGGTGTTACAAAAAATGAAAAAAACTGCAGAAGACTATTTAGGTACTGATGTATCTGCTGCTGTAATTACTGTACCTGCTTACTTTAACGATGCACAAAGACAAGCTACAAAAGAAGCTGGTGAAATTGCTGGTTTAAAAGTAGAAAGAATTATAAATGAGCCAACTGCTGCTGCATTAGCTTATGGAATGGACAAAGCAAATGACGATAAGAAAATTGTTGTTTTTGATTTTGGTGGTGGTACACATGATGTTTCTATCTTAGAATTAGGAGATGGAGTTTTTGAAGTATTAGCTACTGATGGAGATACGCATTTAGGTGGTGATGATGTTGATGAGAAAATCATTAACTGGTTAGCTAGCGAATTTGAAGCTGAAGAAAGTATAGATTTACGTAAAGACCCAATGGCTTTACAACGTTTAAAAGAAGCTGCAGAAAAAGCGAAGATAGAATTATCTAGTTCTTCTTCTACAGAAATTAACTTACCTTATGTTACAGCAACTGCTAGCGGACCAAAACACTTGGTAAGAACTTTATCTAGAGCTAAATTTGAGCAATTAATCGATGATTTAATCAAAAGAACAATTGAGCCTTGTAAAACTGCATTAAAAAATGCTGATTTATCAACTTCAGAAATTGATGAAATTATCTTAGTTGGTGGTTCTACAAGAATACCTGCAATTCAAGAAGCTGTAGAAAAATTCTTTGGTAAAGCACCAAGTAAAGGTGTAAATCCTGATGAAGTTGTTTCTTTAGGAGCTGCAATTCAAGGTGGAGTTTTAACTGGTGATGTAAAAGATGTATTGTTATTAGACGTTACACCTTTATCATTAGGTATTGAAACTATGGGTAATGTTTTTACAAAATTAATTGATGCAAACACAACAATCCCAACAAAAAAATCTCAAGTATTTTCAACTGCTGTAGATAATCAACCTTCTGTAGAAATTCACGTTTTACAAGGAGAAAGAGCAATGGCTGCAGATAATAATACAATTGGTCGTTTCCATTTAGATGGTTTACCACCAGCACAAAGAGGAGTTCCTCAAATTGAAGTAACTTTTGATATTGATGCCAATGGTATTATTAAAGTTTCTGCTTTAGATAAAGGAACAAACAAGTCTCACGAGATTAGAATCGAAGCTTCTTCTGGTTTATCTGAAGAAGAAATCGAAAAAATGAAGCAAGATGCAGAAGCAAATGCTGATGCTGATAAAGCGGCTAAAGAAACTGCAGAAAAAGTAAATGGAGCTGACTCTATGATTTTTCAAACAGAAAAGCAATTAAAAGAATTTGGTGATAAATTATCTGCGGATAAAAAAGACCCAATTGAAGCTGCTTTAGTAGAATTAAAAGCTGCTCACGAATCTAAAGACTTAGCACAAATTGATGCTGCTATGGAAAAGATTAATGAAGCTTGGAAAGTTGCCTCAGAAGAAATGTATGCTGCAGAACAAGCTGCAGGAGGAGGTAATCCTGGTGCAGAAGCTCAAGGACAACCAGAAGCTGGTGCAGACCAAGGAGATAATGTAGAAGATGTAGATTTCGAAGAAGTAAAATAA
- a CDS encoding sensor histidine kinase, with product MKKLTLFLIFSFIFLSIKLEAQHPVFYHLTEKDGLPDIEFYDILEDSQGFIWLAADKGLFRYDGKVFKNYTHPEKRGLSVFGLKKDNKGRIWCNNISGQIFFVENDKLNLFLDLGSETNGILASFTLYQNKILINTMNGIYTYLRDNPNVEKEFQKGFLIKNKKKTDTLYTFIDNKIIVSTKDKEPKIKYNLEAYKELGYNRWSIDSYQNKDLIYAHNPSMAKVKPKLFYQTKKELKEIKLPKIFDNNEIINIYEVNNQIWFCTYIGVFTYTLNNEKLKHIKTYFTDKDVGGLLKDRDDNYWFITLRNGIYIMPNLYIEKYDIPEDKANISAMSKLDKDKLFLGSVTGDLAILNTKNDNLDFLKKRFTEKIYAIDQNKENVFLSFNNFSYVYDKKNKQFSRNDFLKNAKDLIVLDNNHILNALHNTARITNIYTKKRKDLRKTRAYTTHYSQKKEIFVGYVDGVEKHIENKDGVKLKFKNKPIIAIDIDETNNDIIWISTLKDGIIGIKNNKPIFNYTVKNGLLSNQAGKIKGDGIFLWVTTDKGLQLLNTETEKFKNITIKDGLNSFNISEIIPFKNQIYFSSNKGLFKIDKGKVFITRKILDFFFTSIFINDKKVVEKEKYELKFEEKKIKINFQTNGFLGDNDIIYSYKLLDDSIDNNWNNIEKGVNQITFNNLAPGNYIIKIKATRLSAEKESIVKNITLNIKAPYYKQIWFMFLMPILLFGIFWFIISKNLRKKQKIQKQTLEKERMQKELITSKLETLQSQMNPHFTFNALNSIQNLVLKGQKQDAYNYLTKFSSLLRENLMLSSKSFVYFDEELSIIKKYLELEKLRFKEGFAYKITGAELIDNVKIPTMIIQPFIENAINHGLLHKTDGIGKIEIEFYLEDTLKCIIIDNGIGIEAATTINNKRNNTKKSFSTKSISSKLKILKDYYKTDIGYTFEKLKSGTKVILKIPYTFSDD from the coding sequence ATGAAAAAACTTACACTATTTCTAATTTTCAGTTTTATATTTCTTTCAATAAAACTTGAAGCTCAACATCCTGTTTTTTATCATTTAACAGAAAAAGACGGATTACCAGATATTGAGTTTTATGATATTTTAGAAGATAGCCAAGGTTTTATTTGGTTAGCTGCAGATAAAGGCCTTTTTCGTTACGATGGTAAAGTATTTAAAAACTACACACATCCAGAAAAAAGAGGACTTTCTGTATTTGGCTTAAAAAAAGATAATAAAGGTAGAATTTGGTGTAACAATATATCTGGTCAGATTTTCTTTGTCGAAAATGATAAATTAAATCTTTTTCTAGATTTAGGAAGTGAAACAAACGGAATATTAGCTTCTTTTACGTTATATCAAAATAAAATATTGATAAATACTATGAATGGTATTTATACATACCTAAGAGATAACCCTAATGTAGAAAAGGAATTTCAAAAAGGTTTTTTAATAAAAAATAAAAAAAAGACAGATACTTTATACACCTTTATAGATAATAAAATAATTGTATCCACAAAAGACAAAGAACCAAAAATTAAATACAATTTAGAGGCTTACAAAGAGTTAGGTTACAACAGATGGTCTATTGATTCTTATCAAAATAAAGATTTGATATATGCTCATAATCCAAGTATGGCTAAAGTAAAACCTAAATTATTTTATCAAACTAAAAAAGAATTAAAAGAAATAAAATTACCAAAAATATTTGATAATAATGAAATCATTAATATTTATGAGGTAAATAATCAAATTTGGTTTTGCACTTATATCGGCGTTTTTACGTATACCTTAAATAACGAAAAATTAAAACATATAAAAACCTATTTTACAGATAAAGATGTTGGAGGGTTGTTAAAAGATAGAGATGATAATTATTGGTTTATAACTTTAAGAAACGGAATATATATAATGCCCAATTTATATATAGAAAAATACGATATTCCAGAAGATAAAGCCAATATAAGTGCAATGTCTAAATTAGACAAAGACAAATTATTTTTAGGTTCTGTTACAGGTGATTTAGCTATACTAAATACAAAAAATGATAATTTAGATTTCCTAAAAAAAAGGTTTACAGAAAAAATATATGCCATAGATCAAAACAAAGAAAATGTATTTTTAAGCTTTAATAATTTCTCATATGTTTATGATAAGAAAAACAAGCAGTTTTCCAGAAATGATTTTTTAAAAAACGCTAAAGATTTAATTGTTTTAGATAATAACCATATCCTTAACGCATTACACAATACTGCCAGAATTACCAATATTTACACAAAAAAAAGAAAAGATTTAAGAAAAACTAGAGCCTACACTACTCATTATAGCCAAAAGAAAGAAATATTTGTAGGTTACGTAGATGGGGTAGAAAAGCATATTGAAAATAAAGATGGTGTAAAATTAAAGTTTAAAAACAAACCAATAATAGCTATAGATATAGATGAAACTAATAATGATATTATTTGGATATCTACATTAAAAGATGGAATAATTGGTATTAAAAATAATAAACCTATATTTAATTATACTGTTAAAAATGGCTTGCTTTCTAACCAAGCCGGTAAAATAAAAGGTGATGGTATTTTTCTTTGGGTTACCACAGACAAAGGATTACAATTATTAAATACTGAAACTGAAAAATTTAAAAACATTACGATAAAAGATGGTTTAAACTCGTTTAATATTTCAGAAATAATTCCGTTTAAAAATCAAATTTATTTTAGTTCTAATAAAGGCTTATTTAAAATTGATAAAGGAAAGGTTTTTATCACCAGAAAAATTTTAGATTTCTTTTTTACATCCATTTTTATCAATGATAAAAAAGTGGTAGAGAAAGAAAAATATGAGCTAAAATTCGAAGAAAAAAAAATAAAAATAAACTTTCAAACTAATGGGTTTTTAGGTGATAATGATATTATTTATTCCTATAAATTATTAGATGATTCTATTGATAATAATTGGAATAATATTGAAAAAGGAGTAAATCAAATTACATTTAACAATTTAGCACCTGGTAATTATATTATTAAAATTAAAGCAACCAGATTAAGTGCAGAAAAAGAATCTATTGTAAAAAACATAACACTAAATATAAAAGCCCCTTATTACAAACAAATCTGGTTTATGTTTTTAATGCCAATTTTATTATTTGGTATATTTTGGTTTATAATTTCAAAAAATCTTAGAAAAAAACAAAAAATACAAAAACAAACTTTAGAAAAAGAAAGAATGCAAAAAGAGCTTATCACCTCTAAATTAGAAACTTTACAATCACAAATGAATCCTCATTTTACGTTTAATGCATTAAATTCTATACAAAACTTAGTATTAAAAGGCCAAAAACAAGACGCTTATAATTACCTCACAAAATTTTCATCATTGTTAAGAGAAAATTTAATGTTAAGCTCAAAGAGTTTTGTTTATTTTGATGAAGAATTATCAATCATAAAAAAATATTTAGAATTAGAGAAATTAAGATTTAAAGAGGGATTTGCCTATAAAATAACTGGAGCAGAGCTCATAGATAATGTAAAAATACCAACTATGATTATTCAACCTTTTATAGAAAATGCCATAAATCACGGCTTGTTGCATAAAACAGATGGTATTGGAAAAATTGAAATTGAATTTTATTTAGAAGATACTTTAAAATGTATCATTATTGATAATGGTATAGGAATTGAAGCTGCAACTACAATAAACAACAAAAGAAATAATACTAAAAAATCTTTTTCTACAAAATCAATAAGTAGTAAACTAAAAATTTTGAAAGATTATTATAAAACAGATATTGGTTACACTTTTGAAAAATTGAAGAGCGGAACCAAAGTAATTTTAAAAATACCATACACTTTTTCTGATGACTAA
- a CDS encoding LytR/AlgR family response regulator transcription factor yields MTNIKAILVDDEINARENLRFLLNDFCTNINILAEASNVNDAVLLIKAHKPDVVFLDIQMPQKNGFQLLEEFDEINFQVIFVTAYDNYAIRAFQVAALDYLLKPIDVDLLKEAIGKVEKNINNYNSIHRYKLLEEKNKKLAIPYKNDYVIVKVNNILCIEADRMYSKIHMLDDKTFLVTKKLSYYENLFLDDNSFVRSHRSWIININKIKTYSKKDREAILINNVKIPISRGYKEDFEDSFSNRIH; encoded by the coding sequence ATGACTAATATTAAAGCCATACTTGTTGATGATGAAATTAATGCGAGAGAAAACTTACGTTTTTTGTTAAATGATTTTTGTACCAACATAAATATTTTAGCAGAAGCCTCTAATGTAAATGATGCAGTTTTATTAATAAAAGCTCACAAACCAGATGTTGTTTTTTTAGACATACAAATGCCGCAGAAAAATGGTTTTCAGTTATTAGAAGAATTCGACGAAATTAACTTTCAAGTAATATTCGTTACTGCTTACGATAATTATGCTATTAGAGCATTTCAAGTTGCAGCATTAGATTATTTATTAAAACCAATAGATGTAGATTTACTTAAAGAAGCTATTGGTAAAGTAGAAAAAAACATAAACAACTACAACTCTATTCATCGTTATAAATTATTAGAAGAAAAGAATAAAAAATTAGCTATACCTTATAAAAATGATTATGTTATTGTAAAAGTAAACAACATTTTGTGTATCGAAGCAGATAGAATGTATTCTAAAATACATATGTTAGATGATAAAACTTTTTTAGTTACCAAAAAACTAAGTTATTATGAAAACCTGTTTTTGGATGACAATAGCTTTGTTAGATCTCATAGATCTTGGATAATTAACATCAATAAAATTAAAACATATTCAAAAAAAGATAGAGAAGCTATATTAATTAACAACGTTAAAATACCAATTAGTAGAGGCTATAAAGAAGATTTTGAAGACTCATTTTCAAATCGCATTCACTAA
- a CDS encoding metallophosphoesterase, producing MKKLILLFVTVITIKFCIKPKDNSFKIGVISDCQYCNCEIKWDRYYKKSPQRLKKAVATLNKDSLSYTIHLGDFIDQKMASLDSILPTWNNLKSKSYHVLGNHDFDVGEANKNKIIAKLNLKERYYSFTKNDWRFIVLDGNDLSFYGAISSDKKQQTDSLFNLLKDKNLPYLKKYNGALSNTQLKWIKSELDLAVKENQKVGFYCHFPIYPIDQHNIWNREQFLSLIKPYKNVKLYFNGHNHAGAYEIVDNVHYLTFKGMVDTENTSAFAKVKFDKDTVFVEGFEREPSRKLVIQ from the coding sequence ATGAAAAAACTAATCCTATTATTTGTTACAGTAATAACAATTAAATTTTGTATAAAACCAAAAGATAATTCGTTTAAAATTGGTGTAATTTCTGATTGCCAATATTGTAATTGCGAAATAAAATGGGATAGATATTACAAAAAATCTCCACAAAGATTAAAAAAAGCAGTTGCTACGTTAAATAAAGACTCCTTAAGTTACACTATTCATTTAGGCGATTTTATTGATCAAAAAATGGCTAGTTTAGATAGCATACTACCAACTTGGAACAATTTAAAATCTAAATCTTATCACGTTTTAGGAAACCATGACTTTGATGTTGGTGAGGCAAACAAAAATAAAATTATTGCTAAACTAAATTTAAAAGAAAGGTACTATAGCTTCACCAAAAATGATTGGAGATTTATAGTTTTAGATGGCAATGATTTAAGTTTTTATGGTGCAATTTCTTCGGATAAGAAACAGCAAACAGACTCATTATTCAATCTTTTAAAAGACAAAAACTTGCCTTATCTAAAAAAATATAATGGTGCTTTAAGTAACACACAATTAAAGTGGATAAAATCTGAATTAGATTTGGCTGTTAAAGAAAACCAGAAAGTCGGCTTTTACTGCCACTTTCCTATTTACCCTATAGATCAGCATAATATCTGGAATAGAGAGCAATTTTTATCGCTAATAAAACCTTATAAAAACGTAAAGTTATATTTTAATGGCCATAATCATGCTGGTGCTTATGAAATAGTTGACAATGTACATTACCTTACTTTTAAAGGAATGGTAGATACAGAAAATACTTCTGCTTTTGCCAAAGTAAAATTCGACAAAGACACTGTTTTTGTTGAAGGTTTTGAGAGAGAACCGTCTAGGAAATTAGTGATTCAATAA